One region of Myxocyprinus asiaticus isolate MX2 ecotype Aquarium Trade chromosome 38, UBuf_Myxa_2, whole genome shotgun sequence genomic DNA includes:
- the LOC127428629 gene encoding uncharacterized protein LOC127428629: MRLHWLLIFASMCNMWGAIQQPHPPNEKWNQCKDVFYKGWTKLRFTLQRASLDYCCRCHEGKCIYIAFSPKLRHMPVFWAYQIDHIGITNLSEQDLLKNVKTWFISLSVVEDLLKWKMHSLPPQVTSRTSPPTTHILSGVFHHKTKYIHKVSNWHGKGYIRWIAYHHTNAKGRSFEGAIVQTSPDKCKWKWLTVKQLFRVLSGVDFFAKPLRIIFNKQKSNEEPSNMNGLAAIPARFPTSEKIVDYNDAAVQCVMPTKLQLKKFTTLIPSPDVKSDKTTLSPERENEKVTETSKTKDEKNTLHMMTGLCSVLIHRTSIGLKRCLERLILDKENNTTSSPHSLSINGKPPDAGSVHRIQSPLESNEIINYRKYVTQKSRKSVQFSFEENEHFYSNNGKLKRTINYYGPTF; this comes from the exons ATGAGGCTGCACTGGCTCCTCATCTTTGCCTCCATGTGCAATATGTGGGGTGCCATACAGCAGCCACATCCCCCCAATGAAAAGTGGAACCAGTGTAAAGATGTGTTTTACAAAGGATGGACCAAGCTTCGTTTCACTCTTCAAAGAGCTTCCTTGGACTACTGTTGTAGATGCCATGAAGGCAAATGTATTTACATAGCTTTTTCCCCAAAATTAAGACACATGCCAGTTTTCTGGGCATATCAAATTGACCATATAGGAATCACAAATTTGTCAGAGCAGGATCTCTTGAAGAATGTCAAGACGTGGTTCATATCATTATCG GTTGTCGAGGATCTACTCAAATGGAAAATGCACTCTCTGCCACCTCAAGTCACCTCAAGAACTTCCCCACCAACCACACATATTTTAAGTGGTGTGTTCCAtcacaagacaaaatacattcaTAAAGTGAGCAACTGGCACGGCAAAGGCTACATTCGCTGGATCGCGTATCACCACACGAATGCGAAAGGGCGTAGTTTTGAAGGAGCAATTGTCCAAACCAGTCCGGATAAATGTAAGTGGAAATGGCTGACAGTGAAGCAACTGTTCAGGGTTCTCTCTGGAGTCGATTTTTTTGCCAAACCGCTGAGAATAATCTTCAATAAACAAAAGAGCAATGAGGAACCTTCAAACATGAATGGCTTGGCTGCAATTCCAGCAAGATTTCCAACATCTGAAAAGATAGTGGACTACAATGACGCTGCAGTACAATGTGTGATGCCAACAAAACTGCAGCTAAAAAAATTCACAACCCTAATTCCTTCACCAGATGTGAAATCAGATAAAACTACACTTTCACCTGAACGTGAAAATGAAAAAGTTACAGAAACCAGCAAAACTAAGGATGAGAAGAATACACTGCATATGATGACAGGCCTTTGCTCAGTGCTCATTCACCGTACGAGCATTGGTTTGAAAAGATGTCTTGAGAGATTGATATTGGACAAAGAAAACAACACCACCTCTTCACCACATTCTCTTTCTATCAATGGCAAACCACCTGATGCAGGGTCAGTCCACAGAATTCAGAGCCCCCTTGAAAGTAATGAAATCATAAATTACAGGAAATATGTGACACAAAAGTCACGTAAGAGTGTGCAATTCAGTTTTGAAGAGAAcgaacacttttactctaataaTGGCAAGCTGAAACGTACAATTAACTACTATGGACCTACATTCTGA